A single genomic interval of Homo sapiens chromosome 15, GRCh38.p14 Primary Assembly harbors:
- the CIMAP1C gene encoding protein CIMAP1C, protein MKLPKGTRSSVYFAQHPEKEPLPSRQEVKQTPVIMAKIKGPGPAKYLRPSCTGYIDHDISMFKAPAYTLHSRHSEKRMVCHSSPGPCYLLDPKITRFGMSSCPQVPMEERISNLRLNPTLASCQYYFEKIHPPGERRAPQYTFGYRRPYRVMDLNPAPNQYQMPLLLGPNTPVSRAAPCYSLASRDKNWFYKEDVAGGPGPTTYARPEPSIYQNRSPTYSMAKRFAYPLDLTPRPGPGSHEVQQVTVHKPHIPAFTMGIKHSLHLCPLVIDIRD, encoded by the exons atGAAACTGCCCAAGGGGACCAGGAGCTCTGTGTACTTTGCACAGCACCCAGAAAAGGAGCCATTGCCCTCAAGGCAGGAGGTCAAGCAGACCCCTGTCATCATGGCCAAGATCAAAG GTCCGGGGCCCGCCAAGTACCTCCGGCCATCCTGCACGGGCTACATAGATCATGACATCTCCATGTTCAAGGCACCAGCTTATACCCTGCATAGCCGGCACTCAGAGAAGC GGATGGTGTGCCACAGCAGCCCTGGGCCTTGCTATCTCTTGGATCCCAAAATAACTCGGTTTGGAATGTCCAGCTGCCCGCAGGTCCCCATGGAGGAGCGCATCTCCAACCTGC GCCTGAACCCCACCCTCGCATCCTGCCAGTACTACTTTGAGAAGATCCACCCACCGGGGGAACGCAGGGCTCCCCAGTACACGTTTGGCTACCGGCGCCCATACAGAGTGATGGACCTCAACCCGGCTCCCAACCAGTACCAGATGCCACTCTTGCTGGGGCCCAACACCCCTGTCAGCCGAGCTGCTCCCTGCTACAGTCTGGCCTCCAGGGACAAGAACTGGTTCTACAAGGAGGATGTGGCAGGAGGCCCTGGACCTACCACGTACGCCCGACCTGAGCCATCCATCTATCAGAACCGCAGCCCTACTTACAGCATGGCCAAGCGCTTCGCCTACCCTCTGGACCTCACGCCACGGCCTGGCCCCGGCTCCCACGAGGTCCAGCAGGTCACTGTGCACAAGCCCCACATCCCTGCTTTCACCATGGGCATCAAGCACTCACTCCACCTGTGCCCACTGGTCATCGACATTCGTGACTGA
- the CIMAP1C gene encoding protein CIMAP1C isoform X1 — protein sequence MKLPKGTRSSVYFAQHPEKEPLPSRQEVKQTPVIMAKIKGPGPAKYLRPSCTGYIDHDISMFKAPAYTLHSRHSEKRERCHPSHPAGVGAVVGGMVCHSSPGPCYLLDPKITRFGMSSCPQVPMEERISNLRLNPTLASCQYYFEKIHPPGERRAPQYTFGYRRPYRVMDLNPAPNQYQMPLLLGPNTPVSRAAPCYSLASRDKNWFYKEDVAGGPGPTTYARPEPSIYQNRSPTYSMAKRFAYPLDLTPRPGPGSHEVQQVTVHKPHIPAFTMGIKHSLHLCPLVIDIRD from the exons atGAAACTGCCCAAGGGGACCAGGAGCTCTGTGTACTTTGCACAGCACCCAGAAAAGGAGCCATTGCCCTCAAGGCAGGAGGTCAAGCAGACCCCTGTCATCATGGCCAAGATCAAAG GTCCGGGGCCCGCCAAGTACCTCCGGCCATCCTGCACGGGCTACATAGATCATGACATCTCCATGTTCAAGGCACCAGCTTATACCCTGCATAGCCGGCACTCAGAGAAGCGTGAGCGTTGCCACCCCAGTCATCCGGCTGGGGTTGGAGCTGTTGTTGGAG GGATGGTGTGCCACAGCAGCCCTGGGCCTTGCTATCTCTTGGATCCCAAAATAACTCGGTTTGGAATGTCCAGCTGCCCGCAGGTCCCCATGGAGGAGCGCATCTCCAACCTGC GCCTGAACCCCACCCTCGCATCCTGCCAGTACTACTTTGAGAAGATCCACCCACCGGGGGAACGCAGGGCTCCCCAGTACACGTTTGGCTACCGGCGCCCATACAGAGTGATGGACCTCAACCCGGCTCCCAACCAGTACCAGATGCCACTCTTGCTGGGGCCCAACACCCCTGTCAGCCGAGCTGCTCCCTGCTACAGTCTGGCCTCCAGGGACAAGAACTGGTTCTACAAGGAGGATGTGGCAGGAGGCCCTGGACCTACCACGTACGCCCGACCTGAGCCATCCATCTATCAGAACCGCAGCCCTACTTACAGCATGGCCAAGCGCTTCGCCTACCCTCTGGACCTCACGCCACGGCCTGGCCCCGGCTCCCACGAGGTCCAGCAGGTCACTGTGCACAAGCCCCACATCCCTGCTTTCACCATGGGCATCAAGCACTCACTCCACCTGTGCCCACTGGTCATCGACATTCGTGACTGA